In Gadus macrocephalus chromosome 11, ASM3116895v1, a single genomic region encodes these proteins:
- the epg5 gene encoding ectopic P granules protein 5 homolog gives MEAVRPKKSKSRSAGKPQLSQKKRPAEEGSTAPAAAPDEALCSGFSDIHLSLPYQASEEPAPADVTETQPSESQPSSSSPSASDAQTSALSSDTALATSQPDSQIELKTQKADEERPEETQGQELRAEPESTKTAGPSPQRWIESCLSATVADSPAVPSAPALYPSLTSLGEGPLMQLSEEALRSCQTRGPAVLALAEQESSPPSLQPLGSVAELPRSRLYPELPQTAPELEAFSLEQLGVWETGGGLKAWLGCVEACAAQFCSTAQTDGHELTELLQNYWRCRRQLTQSHTQLHTQSSDCKSAQNRLWSFRDEQLTLQGLCADQAKVTGYHRFQQADFSATVLSELGRLLETRSELLHQKVVLHAYTALLSRLQVESYLHRLLTDGGGGSSRPGSLQPLKEAVGVLFSFTRRVLDDAPFQNDIHHWLERLVAVLLQLGGTGERLYLLCHLLCCPAGMGKWAANFLQVEVWGENGGVQHFMKALTILMSPARHRAEFLGHMRPCESLTSGGGPASGNWTLVDEGGEEDEDPNSSWLLLCEEDLISLLAQFPFKDLYSHMLGISRQGVYEPQACSSQKIMRIFAFASSLIEVLAVGLQTYNRARYRQLVKRIGHSIRMTVCYVSDHWAQYVSVSSVGGSGSSTHSLSMDKLQLEYDHLFLRAVVHVLRNKRLGIWLFMSEMPYGTLSSAMLWRVLYVMQCAETEGPRALGPTENTHACLQALRDPGHQERFESWLGEVNSSDGIALLTALAHMATPTQHSDPTFINTITLIIYQVSYVSVATRETYSKVGRELLAAIATAHPYVISVVLERLRETVQIVGMVALYLCKELPLCLWKPRAEEVCVIGAWLLQHPLQAVENRLACVVLEGLHWGHSQDGALALPPSLHSEVALLVAEAYQKYLTDKPYAGLISEGIKQVSYLASVLRLGVSAEASFSQWAWQMLLRLKLHGNSQNPQAAWAGPGSASSPPPEITHAPSMHSVLRAVKAGLPIGCYLSVAMTTAGHSLEEFCTEGVVLLKSLIQARYLKAAVHLLANVLPPSYHLGFYLLKNAHFVSCVQLFLQSDSVCPQGVTQQVTHRVAPLLVGGAYGDNVRLLNSVIQTHVMESSRPGRVGAAAVLEFWVGVLTQQNLWFRDRTVLFLMDQICRSAFIYHHEECVQKLLYEQHKNALGYHGNRGMLSSLVGWISGSATPSFIEGQSMSGEVWFAWLVLNMERLFEEDCQLRRCVEHELVSEPNLSSDQALKKAQQRLKLPVAPSLERLQIYRWAGQALATPPDHPLLPLVWQRFLQLYFRQPGPEYGMNAGGCIGRRFFQASPHAALLRALRQRLQEVSDFHHAASQALRAPPLSAPPPDPPLLPPYLPSPQLHTELVRLFGVIAVWFDDETLQKQEVYLPSLPAQYEPHRLAQVMQRHQELWLEAVEQERVQFDQWEVLSLWEKALSEPPFLRSQALGFTDYSSLHSARERILTNLQQHAAPGPPPGPQQQGAPVAEVPPACLTDRRAALELLEQDLRELQEGARAAVAREAHQVALEQELLEALPLLYKNRPEQVTMGLECRGRGGQACQGGANITVTCECVQKQEAVQTQIMSLHADIKKVQADAVAPPPPALAQAAVHTENFITALVNLYKVQRSPAVQQVGVSSFYQVVSFVSADTLRHPPTRQYLSSCVEILGQVFIQGTAAECGRVLTAILEHRRLCPLISPFFTPNAAPNQVVSLYQDVVTSLHPDSADVIFMLLTKFDLPQWLSEAQPSFSERSRLLELVHGALCVCGPDPEPDLLTPFHLFTRHWVKLLRHHFPDHYSDGLRLLMTSSSDQLLAPECWKGTLRLLGCLPPPRSPRGPAEPGAGGADPQGPAGGSAAAHYRTSVSLSPQQAAETVAWLSDYFLRGRLSKPDLRSFGLYSAWTPYVDDVVTFWGHLGTSLINTQLSSCSREPLGSAKVLAAVNSVHSKMVDLFKPWIFPLDTDDPSNPRCYPWLETDAAAAGRMVGLYAQLTDTLHGKFRERLLPGQRGALWLCMMRYCESCTSPRTPDYLLYLYHTHLRSLPWARLHPDTQLMEQLFKVERGSPKSCFLFLGEVLCGVNWVSVLSEHFQPPPARAPSAYPALPPQGDPHAMLVYLLHMLAFLTKEEQLLGQPDSPLLSLLVQSSSLPWHEVDLPSYQGVMGYVGTHYPPSLLLSTDSAPQLLVQSLRSAAGLWPRPHGTTHRPAVSASVSQEATVKAGVCVSWCVQSLVTLEQGGGSISLAGLKAQLESLLESVIAFNPPETGLEQRHMALCGLFSQSLSLLNRVGVSTGEALAAHVISWLDRKGRAFPILPLLTACSQALASVRHMTRIMEACITAYFDHAEEESVGWGPVLASLQVPELTMEDFLSESQSGGCFLTLYAFVLQRLNTEHTAANDRRTLALLSSWTNQVYPSGPGDEAKLFLWWHRALALSAEQLQPGGGEAPGVALGLLRLTARLTQLGEERLNSGLLGALGLGKRSPVSNRFRVVVRCLAVFLTVQVVSETQLRLQPTADLELSAKELQALSALEALPSSKQYAELEDSVTKAVQFIRYPGHCLRDGARLLTLLANLLYPELRYLHIIR, from the exons GGCGGAGCAGGAGTCCTCGCCCCCCAGCCTGCAGCCTCTGGGCTCCGTGGCAGAGCTCCCCCGGAGCCGGCTGTACCCCGAGTTACCCCAGACCGCGCCCGAGCTGGAG GCCTtctccctggagcagctgggcGTGTGGGAGACGGGCGGCGGGCTGAAGGCGTGGCTGGGCTGCGTGGAGGCGTGCGCCGCCCAGTTCTGCAGCACGGCGCAGACGGACGGCCACGAGCTCACCGAGCTGCTGCAGAACTACTGGCGCTGCCGCCGACAGCTCACCCAGTCGCACACGCAGCTGCACACGCAGTCGTCGGACTGCAAGAGTGCCCAGAACCGACTGTGGAGCTTCAGGGACGAGCAGCTCACCCTGCAG GGCCTGTGTGCGGACCAGGCCAAGGTGACCGGCTACCACCGGTTCCAGCAGGCTGACTTCAGCGCGACCGTGCTGTCGGAGCTCGGCCGGCTGCTGGAGACACGCTCCGAGCTGCTCCACCAGAAGGTGGTGCTGCACGCCTACACCGCCCTGCTGTCCCGCCTGCAGGTGGAGTCGTACCTGCACCGCCTGCTGACag acggcggcggcgggagcTCCCGGCCCGGCTCGCTGCAGCCGCTGAAGGAGGCCGTCGGCGTCCTGTTCAGCTTCACCCGCAGGGTGCTCGACGACGCCCCGTTCCAGAACGACATCCACCACTGGCTGGAGAGACtg GTGGCGGTACTACTACAACTTGGGGGCACTGGAGAGCGTCTGTATCTACTGTGCCATCTGCTGTGTTGTCCTGCTGGAATGGGAAAGTGGGCAGCCAACTTCCTCCAG GTCGAGGTGTGGGGCGAGAACGGCGGAGTCCAGCACTTCATGAAGGCTCTGACCATCCTCATGTCTCCGGCCAG aCACAGAGCAGAATTCCTGGGCCACATGAGGCCGTGTGAGAGCCTGACCTCAGGGGGGGGGCCCGCGTCGGGGAACTGGACCCTGGTGgacgaggggggagaggag GACGAGGACCCCAACAGCAGCTGGCTGCTGCTCTGTGAGGAGGACCTGATCTCGCTGCTCGCCCAGTTCCCCTTCAAGGACCTGTACTCGCACATGCTGGGCATCAGCAGGCAGG GCGTGTACGAGCCCCAGGCCTGCTCCAGCCAGAAGATAATGAGGATCTTCGCCTTCGCCTCCTCGCTCATCGAGGTTCTGGCCGTCGGCCTGCAAACGTACAACCGGGCCCGGTACCGACAGCTGGTCAAACGGATCGGCCACAGCATCAG gatgaCGGTGTGCTACGTGAGCGACCACTGGGCCCAGTACGTCAGTGTCAGCAGCGTTGGGGGCTCCGGCTCCTCCACACACTCTCTGTCCATGGACAAGCTGCAGCTGGAGTACGACCACCTGTTCCTCCGGGCCGTGGTCCACGTCCTCCGCAACAAGAG GCTGGGCATCTGGCTGTTCATGTCTGAGATGCCCTATGGCACGCTGTCCAGCGCCATGCTGTGGAGGGTGCTCTACGTTATGCAGTGTGCTGAGACAGAGGGCCCCCGGGCCCTCGGCCCCACGGAGAACACCCACGCCTGTCTGCAGGCCCTCAGAG ACCCAGGGCACCAGGAGCGCTTCGAGAGCTGGCTGGGGGAGGTGAACAGCTCGGACGGCATCGCCCTCCTCACCGCCCTGGCCCACATGGCCACGCCCACCCAGCACTCGGACCCCACcttcatcaacaccatcaccctCATCATCTACCAG gTGTCCTACGTCAGTGTGGCCACCAGGGAGACCTACTCCAAGGTGGGCCGGGAGCTGCTGGCTGCCATAGCAACGGCCCATCCCTATGTCATCTCCGTGGTGCTGGAGAGGCTGAGGGAGACGGTCCAGATCGTGGGCATG gtgGCCCTGTACCTGTGTAAGGAGCTGCCTCTGTGCCTGTGGAAGCCACGggcggaggaggtgtgtgtgatcGGGGCGTGGCTgctccagcaccccctgcaggCGGTGGAGAACCGGCTGGCCTGCGTGGTGCTGGAGGGGCTGCACTGGGGCCACTCACAG GACGGTGCCCTGGCCCTGCCGCCCTCGCTCCACAGCGAGGTGGCCCTGCTGGTGGCCGAGGCCTACCAGAAGTACCTCACAGACAAACCCTACGCAGGCCTCATCTCAGAGGGCATCAAACAG GTGTCCTACCTGGCCAGCGTGCTGCGTCTGGGCGTGTCCGCCGAGGCCTCCTTCAGCCAGTGGGCGTGGCAGATGTTGCTGAGGCTGAAGCTCCATGGCAACAGCCAGAACCCCCAGGCGGCCTGGGCCGGCCCGGGCTCCGCCTCCAGCCCGCCCCCGGAGATCACGCACGCCCCCAGCATGCACTCTGTCCTCCGGGCCGTGAAGGCCGGCCTCCCCATCGGCTGCTACCTGTCTGTTGCCATGACGACCGCGGGGCACAG TCTGGAGGAGTTCTGCACAGAGGGGGTGGTTCTGCTGAAGAGTCTGATCCAGGCGCGCTACCTGAAGGCGGCCGTCCACCTGCTGGCCAACGTCCTGCCCCCCTCCTACCACCTGGGCTTCTACCTGCTCAAAAACGCCCA CTTTGTGAGTTGTGTCCAGTTGTTCCTGCAGAGCGACAGCGTGTGTCCTCAGGGCGTCACGCAGCAGGTCACCCACCGGGTGGCGCCACTGCTCGTCGGGGGGGCCTACGGGGACAACGTCAGGCTGCTGAACAGCGTGATCCAG acCCACGTGATGGAGAGCTCTCGGCCCGGTCGCGTGGGCGCGGCGGCGGTCCTGGAGTTCTGGGTGGGCGTCCTCACCCAGCAGAACCTGTGGTTCCGTGACCGGACGGTTCTGTTCCTCATGGACCAGATCTGCCGCTCGGCCTTCATCTACCACCACGAGGAGTGTGTGCAGAAGCTGCTGTATGAGCAGCACAAG AATGCCTTGGGTTACCATGGAAACCGTGGAATGCTGTCCTCGCTGGTGGGCTGGATTTCCGGAAGTGCCACACCTTCTTTCATCGAGGGCCAATCCATGAGCGGAGAG GTGTGGTTCGCCTGGCTGGTGCTGAACATGGAGCGTCTGTTCGAGGAGGACTGTCAGCTGCGACGCTGCGTGGAGCACGAGCTGGTGTCAGAGCCCAACCTGTCCTCAGACCAGGCCCTCAAG AAGGCGCAGCAGCGTCTGAAGCTGCCCGTGGCGCCGTCTCTGGAGCGGCTGCAGATCTACCGCTGGGCGGGGCAGGccctggccacgcccccggACCACCCGCTGCTGCCCCTGGTCTGGCAGAGGTTCCTGCAGCTCTACTTCAGGCAGCCCGGCCCCGAGTACGG GATGAACGCGGGCGGCTGCATCGGGCGGCGGTTCTTCCAGGCCTCGCCGCACGCCGCCCTGCTGCGGGCGCTGAGGCAGCGGCTCCAGGAGGTCTCCGACTTCCACCACGCCGCCAGCCAGGCCCTCCGAGCGCCCCCcctcagcgccccccccccggaccccccccttCTGCCCCCGTACCTGCCCTCCCCCCAGCTGCACACCGAGCTGGTCAG GTTGTTCGGGGTGATAGCTGTGTGGTTTGACGACGAGACCCTCCAGAAACAGGAAGTGTACCTGCCCTCACTTCCTGCGCAGTACGAACCCCACAGGCTGGCGCAGGTCATGCAGAGACACCAG GAGCTGTGGCTGGAGGCGGTGGAGCAGGAGCGCGTGCAGTTTGACCAGTGGGAGGTGCTCTCTCTGTGGGAGAAGGCTCTCAGCGAGCCCCCCTTCCTCCGCAGCCAGGCCCTGGGCTTCACCGACTACAGCAGCCTGCACTCAG cccGGGAGCGTATCCTGACCAACCTCCAGCAGCacgcggccccgggccccccccccggcccccagcagcAGGGGGCCCCGGTGGCGGAGGTCCCCCCCGCCTGCCTCACCGACCGGAGGGCCGCCCTGGAGCTCCTGGAGCAGGACCTCAGAGAGCTGCAGGAGGgggccag GGCTGCGGTGGCGCGGGAGGCCCACCAGGTGGCGCTGGagcaggagctgctggaggcgCTGCCGCTGCTGTACAAGAACCGGCCGGAGCAGGTCACCATGGGCCTGGAgtgccgggggaggggggggcaggcctGCCAGGGGGGCGCCAACATCACCGTCACG tgtgagtgtgtccagAAGCAGGAGGCGGTGCAGACCCAGATCATGTCTCTGCACGCCGACATCAAGAAGGTCCAGGCAGACgccgtggccccgccccccccggccctgGCCCAGGCTGCCGTGCACACGGAGAACTTCATCAC AGCCCTGGTGAACCTGTACAAGGTGCAGCGGAGCCCTGCGGTGCAGCAGGTGGGGGTGAGCTCCTTCTACCAGGTGGTGTCGTTCGTGAGCGCTGACACGCTGCGCCACCCGCCCACACGCCAGTACCTGTCCTCCTGCGTGGAGATCCTGGGACAG gtgttCATCCAGGGAACGGCGGCCGAGTGCGGCCGCGTCCTGACGGCCATCTTGGAGCATAGACGCCTGtgtcccctcatctcccccttctTCACCCCCAACGCTGCGCCCAATCAGGTGGTCTCCCTCTACCAGGACGTGGTGACATCACTGCACCCCGACAGCGCTGACGTCATCTTCATGCTGCTGACCAAG ttcgaCCTCCCCCAGTGGCTGAGCGAGGCCCAGCCCTCCTTCTCGGAGCGGAGCCGTCTGCTGGAGCTCGTCCACggggcgctgtgtgtgtgcgggccggACCCCGAGCCCGACCTGCTCACCCCCTTCCACCTGTTCACCCGCCACTGGGTCAAGCTGCTGCGCCACCACTTCCCCGACCACTACAGCGACGGCCTGCGCCTGCTCATGACCA gcTCCTCGGACCAGCTGCTGGCCCCCGAGTGCTGGAAGGGGACCCTCCGCCTGCTGGGCTGCCTGCCCCCACCCCGCAGCCCCAGGGGCCCCGCGGAGCCAGGGGCCGGCGGGGCGGACCCCCAGGGCCCGGCCGGGGGCTCCGCCGCCGCCCACTACAGGACCTCCGTCAGCCTCTCCCCCCAGCAG GCCGCCGAGACGGTGGCCTGGCTGAGCGACTACTTCCTGCGCGGCCGCCTCAGTAAGCCGGACCTGCGCAGCTTCGGGCTGTACTCGGCGTGGACGCCCTACGTGGACGACGTGGTCACCTTCTGGGGCCACCTGGGGACCTCCCTGATCAACACGCAGCtcagcagctgctccagggagcCCCTGGGCAGCGCCAAGGTCCTGGCAG CGGTGAACTCGGTGCACAGTAAGATGGTGGACTTGTTCAAGCCTTGGATCTTCCCCCTGGACACGGATGACCCCAG CAACCCCAGGTGCTACCCCTGGCTGGAGACGGATGCTGCAGCGGCGGGCCGCATGGTGGGCCTGTACGCCCAGCTCACCGACACGCTGCACGGGAAGTTCAGAG AGCGCCTGCTGccgggccagcggggggcgcTGTGGCTGTGCATGATGAGGTACTGCGAGAGCTGCACGTCCCCCCGCACGCCGGACTACCTGCTGTACCTGTaccacacacacctgcgcaGCCTGCCCTGGGCCCGGCTGCACCCCGACACACAGCTGATGGAGCAGCTCTTCAAG gtggagagaggaagTCCCAAGAGCTGCTTCCTGTTCCTGGGGGAGGTGCTCTGCGGGGTGAACTGGGTCAGCGTGCTGAGCGAGCACTTCCAGCCCCCGCCGGCCCGCGCCCCCTCGGCCTACCCCGCCCTGCCCCCCCAGGGGGACCCCCACGCCATGCTGGTCTACCTGCTGCACATGCTGGCGTTCCTCACCAAGGAGGAGCAGCTCCTCGGGCAGCCG GACTCCCCCCTGCTCAGCCTGTTGGTGCAGTCCTCCTCCCTGCCCTGGCATGAGGTGGACCTGCCCTCGTACCAGGGCGTCATGGGCTACGTGGGCACGCACTACCCCCCCTCACTGCTGCTCAGCACAGACTCCGCCCCCCAGCTGCTGGTCCAATCGCTGCGCAGCGCCGCCGggctctggccccgcccccacgggACCACACACAGG CCTGCTGTGTCTGCCTCTGTTTCCCAGGAGGCCACGGTGAAGGCAGGGGTGTGTGTTAGCTGGTGCGTCCAGTCGCTGGTCACTCTGGAGCAGGGAGGCGGCAGCATCAGCCTGGCCGGCCTGAAGGCCCAGCTGGAGAGCCTGCTGGAGAGCGTCATCGCCTTCAACCCCCCCG agACGGGCCTTGAGCAGAGACACATGGCGCTGTGTGGCCTGTTCAGCCAATCCCTGTCCCTGCTCAaccgagtgggcgtgtccacgggCGAGGCCCTCGCCGCCCATGTCATTTCCTGGCTGgacaggaaggggcgggccttcccCATCCTGCCGCTGCTCACCGCCTGCTCCCAGGCTCTGGCCTCGGTCCGTCACATGACCCGCATCATGGAGGCCTGCATCACCGCCTACTTCGACCACG CGGAGGAGGAGTCTGTGGGGTGGGGGCCCGTGTTGGCGTCCCTTCAGGTGCCCGAGCTCACCATGGAGGACTTCCTGTCCGAGAGCCAATCGGGAGGCTGCTTCCTGACCCTCTACGCCTTCGTCCTGCAGCGGCTCAACACGGAACACACAGCGGCCAATGACAGGAGGACGTTGGCCCTGCTCAGCTCGTGGACCAATCAGGTCTACCCTAG CGGGCCAGGGGACGAGGCCAAGCTGTTCCTGTGGTGGCACCGGGCCCTGGCGCTGTCGGCGGAGCAGCTGCAGCCCGGGGGAGGGGAGGCCCCGGGCGTGGCCCTGGGCCTCCTGAGGCTGACCGCCCGGCTGACccagctgggggaggagaggctgAACTCCGGACTCCTGGGGGCCCTCGGGCTGGGGAAGCGCTCGCCGGTCTCCAACAG GTTCAGGGTGGTGGTGCGCTGCCTGGCGGTGTTCCTGACGGTGCAGGTGGTGTCGGAGACCCAGCTGCGACTCCAACCCACCGCTGACCTGGAGCTCTCCGCTAAAGAACTACAA